From Daucus carota subsp. sativus chromosome 6, DH1 v3.0, whole genome shotgun sequence, the proteins below share one genomic window:
- the LOC108226428 gene encoding protein KINESIN LIGHT CHAIN-RELATED 2, with the protein MATLVDGTPSERSGHYQSNKEGCTNASPRSPLSTHSPDSDSIDLSIDGPVNNSIEQLYHNVYDMQSSDQSPSRYSLLSYGQESRIDSELRFLAGGDVFDEKTKEIVMVNDKALEKNDLAEPEIDQTDEKYKNKTRSAVAKSKKLTPVTKNRSSQDKPPSGKRNLKTSSKGYGLKGEKSSPVGAVKSMNGAEVSFDEEYLGPYLLKQTRDMVSSGENPKKVLDVGLRALKSFETSEDGKLNLDYVMCLHVVSALYCSMGQYNDAIPLLERSIEIPGMDEGEKHALAKFTGCMQLGDTYAMLGLIENSILCYTAGLEIQEQVLGEKDFRLGETCRYVAEAHVQMLQFEEAEKLCQKALDIHRENGSSASLEEAADRRLMGLISDSKGDHEAALEHYVLASMSMAANGQEADVAAIDCNIGDAYLSLARYDEAVFAYQKALTVFKSMKGEKHSSVASVFIRLANLYNKIGKFRESRSYCENALRFYMKPTPGSRKEEIANGLIEVSAIYESMNELDQALNLLKKALKVYDGKVGEQSTVAGIEAQMGVIYYMMEKYSESYNSLKSAISKFRAIGEKKSSMFAVALNQMGLACVQVYSINEAADLFEEARTIMENEYGPYHPDTLGVYSNLAGTYDAMGRWSDAIEILEHVVAMREEKLGTAHPDVDDEKRRLAALLKEAGMSRNRKSRSLEVLLVASSFIVPEGKTK; encoded by the exons ATGGCTACACTTGTGGATGGAACTCCAAGTGAACGCAGTGGACACTATCAATCTAATAAAGAAGGTTGTACTAATGCGTCGCCAAGAAGTCCTTTGAGTACACACAGTCCTGATAGTGACTCCATCGATTTATCCATTGATGGACCTGTTAATAATTCAATTGAGCAGCTTTATCACAATGTGTATGACATGCAGAGCTCAGATCAGTCGCCGTCACGGTATAGTTTGCTGTCGTATGGCCAGGAATCAAGAATTGATTCTGAACTGCGCTTTCTTGCTGGTGGAGATGTTTTTGATGAAAAGACGAAAGAAATTGTGATGGTGAATGACAAAGCACTGGAAAAGAATGATCTGGCCGAGCCAGAAATTGATCAGACAGATgagaaatataaaaacaaaactaGATCTGCTGTTGcaaaatctaaaaaattaaCACCTGTTACCAAGAATAGGTCTTCTCAGGATAAGCCGCCTTCTGGGAAACGAAATTTGAAGACATCAAGTAAAGGTTATGGCCTGAAAGGTGAAAAGAGTTCCCCTGTCGGAGCAGTGAAGTCGATGAATGGGGCTGAGGTTTCTTTTGATGAAGAATACCTTGGACCTTATTTACTTAAACAGACAAGGGATATGGTTTCATCTGGGGAAAATCCTAAAAAAGTTCTTGATGTTGGGCTACGAGCACTGAAATCATTTGAGACAAGTGAAGATGGGAAATTGAATTTGGATTATGTCATGTGTTTACATGTTGTATCTGCATTGTACTGCAGCATGGGCCAGTACAATGATGCAATTCCGCTTCTTGAGCGCTCCATTGAGATTCCAGGTATGGATGAAGGCGAAAAACATGCACTTGCTAAATTTACGGGGTGTATGCAATTAGGTGATACATATGCGATGCTGGGCCTGATTGAGAATTCAATACTGTGCTATACAGCAGGTTTGGAGATTCAAGAACAGGTGCTAGGGGAAAAGGACTTTCGTTTAGGTGAAACTTGCAGGTATGTGGCTGAAGCTCATGTTCAGATGTTGCAATTTGAAGAGGCTGAGAAGCTTTGTCAGAAAGCACTTGACATCCATCGTGAGAATGGCTCATCTGCCTCTTTAGAAGAAGCAGCAGATAGGAGACTTATGGGACTTATTTCTGATTCCAAGGGTGATCATGAAGCTGCTCTTGAGCATTACGTACTAGCAAGCATGTCTATGGCTGCTAATGGCCAAGAAGCCGATGTGGCTGCAATTGATTGCAACATAGGCGATGCTTATCTATCTTTAGCAAGGTACGATGAGGCTGTTTTTGCTTATCAGAAAGCACTCACTGTGTTCAAGTCTATGAAAGGAGAGAAGCATTCATCAGTTGCCTCGGTTTTCATTCGTCTGGCTAATTTGTACAACAAGATAGGGAAATTCAGGGAATCAAGGTCTTACTGTGAAAATGCACTTCGGTTTTATATGAAGCCCACCCCTGGTAGCCGTAAAGAAGAGATTGCTaatggcttgattgaagtttcTGCTATATATGAATCTATGAATGAACTGGACCAAGCGCTCAACTTGCTCAAGAAGGCTCTTAAGGTATACGATGGCAAAGTAGGTGAACAAAGCACAGTGGCAGGAATTGAAGCCCAGATGGGGGTAATTTACTATATGATGGAAAAATATTCAGAGTCTTATAATTCTCTAAAAAGTGCTATTTCGAAGTTTAGAGCCATTGGAGAAAAGAAATCTTCTATGTTTGCTGTTGCTCTTAACCAAATGGGACTTGCCTGTGTGCAAGTATATTCGATCAACGAGGCTGCAGATTTGTTTGAAGAAGCCAGAACTATTATGGAGAATGAATATGGACCTTATCACCCAGACACACTTGGAGTCTACAGCAATCTAGCTGGTACTTATGATGCAATGGGCAG GTGGAGTGACGCGATAGAAATCTTGGAACATGTTGTCGCGATGAGAGAAGAGAAGCTAGGCACAGCACATCCTGATGTGGATGATGAAAAGAGGAGACTAGCCGCGTTATTAAAAGAGGCAGGGATGTCGAGGAATAGGAAATCAAGATCGTTAGAAGTGCTACTTGTTGCCAGCTCTTTCATTGTTCCAGAAGGAAAAACCAAGTAA